One window of Cryobacterium arcticum genomic DNA carries:
- a CDS encoding ASCH domain-containing protein, translating into MHAEITTLPPLVFGEPGEFRELMVALVMSGAKTGSSNLRVAYEMTGEALPEAGSRYALVDSGDFRVAVIEVLEVVETTAAEATLELARHESPTLEHWRTVHRDYWETLVPAIRTYLDDPDWQLTDAEPVISKVFRVV; encoded by the coding sequence ATGCACGCCGAGATCACCACGCTTCCACCACTCGTATTTGGCGAACCGGGCGAGTTCCGCGAACTCATGGTGGCCCTGGTCATGAGCGGCGCGAAGACCGGCTCATCCAACCTGCGCGTCGCCTACGAGATGACCGGTGAGGCGCTGCCCGAAGCCGGGTCACGGTACGCGCTGGTCGATTCGGGTGATTTCAGGGTCGCCGTGATCGAGGTTCTCGAGGTGGTCGAGACCACCGCAGCCGAGGCCACCCTGGAGTTGGCCCGGCACGAATCCCCCACACTCGAACACTGGCGCACGGTGCACCGGGACTACTGGGAAACGCTGGTTCCCGCCATCCGCACGTACCTCGACGACCCGGACTGGCAGCTGACGGATGCCGAACCCGTGATCAGCAAGGTCTTCAGGGTCGTCTGA
- a CDS encoding monooxygenase, with amino-acid sequence MTHTEQLGVSTAPTDGSSAGRWTGSPQPSSAEEWLARAREVSDILIVDAVDRDRANLTPHAEVRLLKDSGLVTLLGPVAHGGGGQSWEIAYQVIRVVARGDGSIGQLLGYHYLWAWAARLVATDEQIAAVEELYTRNNFLFGGAVNPRDSDLSVREDGEELVFSGHKSFSTGGEVADLTVLEGVLEGTETHIFAIVPTSQPGIVFGGDWDNLGQRLTESGSVEIRQVRVPWSDAAGFVGKVFQPLVYNTLNVPAIQLVFTNFYLGITQGALETAAEYTRSSTRAWPYGGDNKERATDEWYLLEGYGQLQSKLWADEAIADRAGAEISRVLHEPREDLTPRRRGEIAVLIAAAKLRAIEDGLETTSKIYEFTGARASANAVGLDIFWRNLRTHSLHDPAAYKKREVGQYVLLNEVPEPSWYT; translated from the coding sequence ATGACCCACACCGAGCAGCTCGGCGTCAGCACCGCTCCCACCGACGGCTCCTCCGCCGGCCGGTGGACCGGCTCGCCGCAACCGTCATCGGCAGAGGAGTGGCTGGCCCGGGCCAGGGAGGTCTCGGACATCCTGATCGTCGACGCGGTCGACCGTGACCGCGCCAATCTGACGCCCCATGCCGAGGTGCGCCTCCTCAAGGACTCCGGCCTGGTGACCCTGCTCGGCCCGGTCGCTCACGGCGGCGGCGGTCAGAGCTGGGAAATCGCTTACCAGGTGATCCGGGTCGTCGCGCGTGGGGACGGTTCCATCGGCCAGTTGCTCGGTTATCACTACCTGTGGGCGTGGGCCGCCCGCCTCGTCGCCACCGACGAGCAGATCGCGGCCGTCGAGGAGCTCTACACCAGGAACAACTTCCTGTTCGGCGGCGCCGTCAATCCCCGCGACTCGGACCTGTCCGTGCGGGAGGACGGCGAGGAGCTGGTCTTCTCCGGGCACAAGTCGTTCTCCACCGGGGGCGAGGTGGCCGACCTCACCGTTCTGGAAGGGGTTCTCGAGGGCACCGAGACGCACATCTTCGCGATCGTGCCCACCAGCCAGCCCGGGATCGTCTTCGGCGGAGACTGGGACAATCTGGGCCAACGCCTCACCGAGTCCGGCTCGGTGGAGATCCGCCAGGTGCGGGTGCCCTGGTCCGACGCCGCCGGGTTCGTCGGAAAGGTCTTCCAGCCGCTGGTCTACAACACGCTCAACGTGCCGGCCATCCAACTGGTCTTCACGAACTTCTACCTGGGCATCACCCAGGGCGCCCTCGAGACGGCGGCGGAATACACCCGCAGTTCCACCCGCGCGTGGCCGTACGGCGGCGACAACAAGGAGCGGGCGACCGACGAGTGGTACCTCCTCGAGGGCTACGGCCAGCTGCAGTCCAAGCTCTGGGCGGACGAGGCCATCGCGGACCGCGCGGGCGCCGAGATCAGCCGGGTGTTGCACGAGCCGCGGGAGGACCTGACCCCACGCCGTCGCGGCGAGATCGCCGTGCTCATCGCCGCGGCCAAGCTCCGCGCCATCGAAGACGGCCTGGAGACCACGAGCAAGATCTACGAGTTCACCGGCGCACGGGCGTCGGCGAACGCGGTGGGGCTGGACATCTTCTGGCGCAATCTGCGGACGCACAGCCTGCACGACCCCGCCGCCTATAAGAAGCGCGAGGTGGGCCAGTACGTGCTGCTCAACGAGGTGCCCGAACCGAGCTGGTACACCTGA